From the genome of Mixophyes fleayi isolate aMixFle1 chromosome 2, aMixFle1.hap1, whole genome shotgun sequence, one region includes:
- the PIGW gene encoding glucosaminyl-phosphatidylinositol-acyltransferase PIGW, with protein MSEKQLKEAFVSNLSGTSINEISLGLSIAPLCILCRGLMFICLYQKSGDILRSWKYYFVLDFVLLVLPQVLSCTILSDYLHLVPICVATLCFLLFHTIYRGRISYKNKSLLNIYKAFLNAKLENRTVPAVTYLRVFINVLTAVSILAVDFPVFPRRYAKTETYGTGVMDIGVGCFIFANAIVSPEARSQGEMTSKSYRVKKQLMSVWPLVFLGFGRLLSVKAIEYHEHLSEYGIHWNFFFTLAIVRVLSSVLFTLIPPQKIWIVAATIIAIYQLILEMTNLKRFVLHGSDGKDTRAGFLNANREGIFSAIGYVAIYMVGIQVGLYIQKKRMSVKEWIAPIYMLAIISFLFFIGGTMFQTYVEPISRRMANLPFCMWIVGQCMAWLCLILLCDLVLDFARYLTPGSIVSRTWNIYNSPSSPKKNVTTLRDSKRDINICLINAINRNQLLFFLQSNIMTGIVNMLIDTINSNNLFSLIILVTYMFVNCLIAYLLHINNITIKWW; from the coding sequence ATGTCTGAAAAACAGCTTAAAGAAGCATTTGTAAGCAATCTCAGCGGAACCAGCATTAACGAAATATCATTAGGCTTAAGTATAGCCCCTCTATGCATCCTTTGCAGAGGTTTGATGTTTATATGCCTTTATCAGAAATCTGGTGATATACTTCGCTCATGGAAATACTACTTTGTCCTTGATTTTGTTCTGTTAGTACTTCCACAGGTATTATCCTGCACAATCCTATCGGATTACTTACACCTGGTGCCAATATGTGTTGCAAcactttgttttttgttgtttcacACTATATACAGAGGTAGAattagttataaaaacaaatctcTTCTTAATATCTACAAGGCTTTCCTAAATGCAAAGTTGGAAAATAGGACTGTGCCTGCTGTTACATATCTTCGTGTTTTCATTAATGTGCTCACTGCtgtttctatattggcagtggaTTTCCCTGTGTTTCCAAGGCGTTATGCCAAAACAGAGACCTATGGAACTGGAGTTATGGACATAGGGGTGGGATGTTTTATCTTTGCAAATGCTATTGTTTCTCCAGAAGCTAGATCACAAGGAGAGATGACCTCTAAATCTTACAGAGTGAAAAAACAATTGATGTCAGTGTGGCCACTAGTTTTTCTTGGATTTGGACGACTATTAAGCGTGAAAGCAATAGAATATCATGAACACCTATCAGAGTATGGAATTCACTGgaacttttttttcacattggCAATTGTTAGAGTGTTGTCATCAGTTCTGTTCACTTTAATTCCACCACAAAAAATATGGATTGTAGCTGCAACAATTATCGCAATTTATCAATTAATTTTGGAGATGACTAATCTGAAGAGATTTGTTTTACACGGAAGTGATGGTAAAGACACAAGAGCAGGTTTCCTAAATGCAAACAGAGAAGGTATTTTTTCTGCAATTGGTTATGTTGCAATTTATATGGTTGGCATACAAGTTGGATTATATATCCAAAAGAAAAGGATGTCTGTAAAAGAATGGATAGCACCCATCTACATGTTAGCtattatatcttttttattttttattggtggTACTATGTTTCAAACTTATGTGGAACCCATTTCCCGTAGAATGGCAAACTTGCCTTTTTGTATGTGGATTGTTGGCCAGTGTATGGCTTGGCTTTGCCTAATATTGTTATGTGACCTTGTTCTGGATTTTGCCAGATACTTGACTCCTGGAAGCATTGTTTCAAGAACATGGAATATATACAATTCTCCAAGTTCCCCTAAGAAAAATGTCACAACTCTGAGAGACTCAAAAAGGGACATAAATATATGCCTCATCAACGCTATCAATAGAAatcaattgttattttttttgcaatccaACATTATGACTGGCATAGTAAACATGCTAATAGATACAATTAACAGCAACAATTTGTTTTCTCTCATTATACTTGTTACCTACATGTTTGTAAACTGTTTGATAGCATACCTTTTACACATCAACAATATTACTATTAAGTGGTGGTGA